A single region of the Anaerolineales bacterium genome encodes:
- a CDS encoding PAS domain S-box protein, whose product MAIYLPLSQPKTKGMIMTNDIDSQTRQQISQAAHFLANLVMGAGVTVLAQDLHGRVTLFNRAAEAFYGYTNDAVVGSQITMLVHPSCRQDHDRAVYTAAREGHFVELQTEHIASGGRALGVRVMFSPVHDDLGAVVGVSLFVIDVTDSLTIQTALQQERDVLEAVLETTTDAMVMIDPDGRVLTMNAQFEAFFNVPRYQHLGYPVDALLDAVRQRDDLPPDFSNIFSTLGKDMQRTAGGDFEIPSPNRRVLIWYSIPVHAHDGALMGRLYAFHDATRERDLDRMKTEFLSLVSHELRTPLTSIVGFNEMVLDGDAGEINEEVQEFLEIIKLNAVRLRVLIDDILDLTKLEAGHVDIHPESYALPTIVEVVVQSLRPMIEDKKHTLSLEIANDLPAIWADRDRLVQVLTNLVANACKYTDPHGALAIHARISEDEAALPGEPPRGIALPAFVISVHDNGMGINLKDQERIFDSFYRTEEVSRRQIQGSGLGLTIVRRFVELHGGRIWVQSEQGTGSSFHFTIPVVKGI is encoded by the coding sequence ATGGCTATTTATTTGCCGTTGAGCCAGCCGAAAACGAAGGGCATGATTATGACGAATGACATTGATTCCCAAACCCGCCAACAAATTTCGCAGGCAGCCCATTTTCTTGCCAACCTTGTCATGGGTGCGGGGGTGACTGTGCTTGCCCAAGACCTTCACGGGCGGGTGACACTATTCAATCGTGCCGCAGAAGCGTTTTATGGCTATACAAATGATGCCGTCGTTGGCTCACAAATCACCATGCTTGTTCACCCCTCGTGTCGCCAAGATCATGATCGCGCCGTTTATACTGCCGCCCGCGAAGGTCACTTTGTGGAATTGCAAACGGAACACATTGCCTCTGGCGGGCGAGCGCTTGGGGTGCGCGTCATGTTTTCCCCTGTTCACGATGATCTGGGGGCAGTGGTGGGGGTCAGCTTGTTCGTGATCGATGTGACCGATTCGCTCACCATCCAGACAGCACTCCAACAAGAACGTGATGTATTGGAAGCCGTACTAGAGACGACCACCGACGCCATGGTGATGATCGATCCCGATGGGCGTGTGCTGACCATGAACGCACAATTCGAGGCGTTTTTCAACGTCCCCCGTTATCAGCATCTTGGTTATCCAGTGGATGCCCTTTTGGATGCCGTCCGTCAGCGCGACGATTTGCCCCCCGATTTCAGTAACATTTTCAGCACACTGGGCAAAGACATGCAGCGTACCGCTGGAGGCGATTTTGAGATTCCTAGCCCCAACCGGCGCGTTCTCATTTGGTATTCGATTCCCGTCCATGCGCACGATGGAGCGCTTATGGGAAGGCTTTATGCCTTTCACGATGCCACCCGCGAACGCGATTTAGACCGGATGAAAACGGAGTTCCTCTCCCTTGTCTCCCACGAACTACGCACTCCGCTGACCTCCATTGTCGGCTTCAATGAGATGGTTTTGGATGGCGACGCTGGTGAGATTAACGAGGAAGTTCAAGAATTTTTGGAGATCATCAAACTGAATGCCGTGCGTCTGCGCGTCCTCATTGACGACATTCTTGACCTGACAAAACTGGAGGCGGGGCATGTGGACATTCACCCTGAGAGCTATGCCTTGCCAACGATTGTCGAGGTTGTCGTTCAGTCGCTACGCCCGATGATCGAAGACAAGAAGCACACCCTGAGTCTGGAGATTGCCAATGATCTCCCCGCTATCTGGGCGGATCGAGATCGCCTTGTGCAAGTCTTAACAAATCTTGTGGCAAATGCCTGCAAATATACCGACCCTCACGGCGCACTTGCCATCCACGCCAGAATTAGCGAGGATGAAGCAGCGCTGCCCGGCGAGCCGCCGCGTGGGATAGCCCTTCCCGCCTTTGTGATCAGCGTCCATGATAACGGGATGGGCATCAACCTGAAAGATCAAGAGCGTATTTTCGATAGTTTCTACCGCACAGAGGAAGTTTCTCGCCGCCAGATTCAAGGAAGCGGGTTGGGGTTGACCATTGTTAGACGCTTTGTTGAACTGCACGGTGGACGAATTTGGGTACAATCAGAGCAAGGGACGGGATCGTCATTTCACTTCACTATACCCGTCGTGAAAGGGATTTAG
- a CDS encoding response regulator produces MSYVLVAEDDPYIQLMVRRKLEGASFAVRSTADGDQVMAMISTEKPLIVLLDVMLPGRTGLDICQQIKRDLGTGAPPVIIISARGRESDVDAGMRAGADDYLIKPFSPKELLDLIHQRLG; encoded by the coding sequence ATGAGTTACGTACTTGTGGCGGAAGATGACCCCTACATTCAGTTGATGGTGCGCCGCAAATTAGAAGGCGCCAGTTTCGCTGTGCGCAGCACTGCCGATGGCGATCAGGTCATGGCGATGATCAGCACCGAAAAACCGCTGATTGTCCTCCTCGATGTTATGCTGCCGGGGCGTACAGGGCTGGATATTTGCCAACAAATCAAACGCGATTTGGGTACGGGAGCGCCGCCTGTAATTATCATCTCGGCACGGGGACGGGAATCGGATGTGGATGCCGGAATGCGGGCAGGCGCGGATGATTATTTGATCAAACCCTTCTCCCCCAAAGAACTGCTCGATTTGATCCACCAACGGCTTGGCTAG
- a CDS encoding YigZ family protein, with product MGGDPYPIPTARTRTETEVSRSRFIATVDQVETAEAARAFIASIRAEMPTASHHVYAFKVGFGGSLTEGVSDDGEPSGTAGAPVLAVLRGAPLGDVCLVVTRYFGGTKLGTGGLVRAYGDAARSVLAITPTTLKIPFQMLGLSFSYPFYERVKRLLGSYEAHIDEETFGGEVTLIVRFPAAHVAAFTNALRDLSAGAITPLDLS from the coding sequence ATGGGAGGTGATCCCTACCCCATTCCCACGGCGCGAACACGAACCGAAACAGAGGTCAGCCGCTCGCGCTTCATCGCCACCGTAGATCAGGTAGAGACGGCAGAGGCAGCGCGAGCGTTCATCGCCTCCATACGGGCGGAGATGCCCACTGCCTCGCACCATGTCTATGCCTTTAAGGTGGGGTTTGGCGGAAGCCTTACGGAGGGTGTTTCCGATGACGGCGAACCATCGGGAACGGCAGGCGCTCCTGTCCTCGCCGTGCTGCGTGGGGCGCCATTGGGCGATGTTTGTCTCGTGGTGACGCGCTATTTTGGGGGGACAAAGCTAGGCACCGGGGGCTTGGTACGTGCCTATGGGGACGCCGCCCGATCCGTTTTGGCGATTACCCCAACCACGCTCAAAATTCCCTTCCAAATGCTAGGTCTTAGTTTTTCTTACCCCTTCTATGAGCGGGTGAAGCGCTTGCTAGGAAGCTACGAGGCGCACATCGATGAAGAAACCTTCGGCGGGGAAGTCACCCTCATCGTTCGCTTCCCCGCTGCCCATGTTGCTGCGTTTACAAACGCCCTTCGTGACCTTAGCGCCGGAGCAATCACCCCGCTTGACCTCTCCTGA
- a CDS encoding MoxR family ATPase — MAQPHKQSDRWWHVPGSRSNTHLPYDGTFRYQYRTHLTHQGVITLKQVQSVAERLIENVNRVIIGKRNEIRLTVIGLLCQGHLLLEDVPGVGKTVMAKALAKSLGCSFSRIQFTPDMLPSDVTGVTMFNQATREFEFRAGPIFAQVVLSDEINRATPKTQAALLEAMEERQVTVDGVTYQLETPFLVLATQNPIEYEGTFPLPEAQLDRFLLRLRLGYPTPQEEMMMLEAQQTRHPLEGIGQVITAEELIVAQRAVRSIYVGEEIKKYIVDIVTATRTHPDVYLGASPRGALALYRASQARAAVAGRDLVIPDDVKALAEVTLAHRIIVGPMARVKEITARSILINLLNSIPVPGASLGMRTANAG; from the coding sequence ATGGCTCAACCTCATAAACAGTCTGACCGTTGGTGGCATGTACCAGGTTCACGTTCCAACACCCATCTCCCATATGACGGCACATTCCGCTACCAATACCGAACCCATCTAACACATCAGGGAGTCATCACATTGAAACAGGTTCAATCCGTCGCTGAACGGCTCATTGAGAATGTCAATCGGGTCATCATCGGCAAGCGCAATGAAATCCGCCTCACGGTGATCGGGTTGTTGTGTCAGGGGCATTTGCTTCTGGAAGATGTGCCCGGGGTGGGCAAAACGGTTATGGCGAAGGCGCTGGCGAAATCGTTGGGATGTTCCTTCAGCCGTATTCAGTTCACCCCCGATATGCTCCCTTCCGATGTGACTGGCGTTACCATGTTCAACCAAGCCACCCGCGAATTTGAATTCCGTGCCGGTCCAATCTTTGCTCAGGTTGTCCTTTCCGATGAGATCAACCGCGCAACGCCCAAGACCCAAGCAGCGCTTCTGGAGGCAATGGAAGAACGCCAAGTGACCGTTGATGGCGTTACCTATCAGTTGGAAACGCCTTTCCTCGTCCTTGCTACCCAAAACCCGATTGAATATGAAGGGACGTTTCCCCTTCCAGAGGCGCAGTTGGATCGTTTTCTGCTGCGGCTGCGGCTTGGCTACCCCACACCCCAAGAAGAAATGATGATGTTAGAGGCACAGCAAACCCGCCACCCCTTAGAAGGAATCGGGCAGGTCATCACTGCCGAGGAGTTGATCGTCGCCCAACGTGCCGTGCGGAGCATCTATGTTGGGGAGGAGATCAAGAAATACATTGTCGATATTGTGACGGCAACGCGCACCCACCCCGATGTGTATTTGGGGGCGAGTCCGCGTGGGGCGTTGGCGCTTTATCGCGCTTCGCAGGCACGGGCGGCTGTTGCCGGGCGTGATCTGGTCATCCCCGACGATGTAAAAGCCCTGGCAGAGGTAACGTTGGCGCACCGCATTATTGTCGGTCCGATGGCGCGGGTGAAAGAGATCACTGCTCGCAGTATTTTGATCAATCTGCTGAACAGTATTCCTGTTCCAGGGGCTTCGCTCGGTATGCGGACGGCAAACGCAGGGTGA
- a CDS encoding helix-turn-helix domain-containing protein, whose protein sequence is MSDHHPGITLSDLVRFALPLNTTFAAGGGSVDRHVRWVVTAEDTPPYMEGGEFILLAAQTDQLSAVMSACAERGAVAFAAPPPLSPVALAQAESAGVPLLLLPSGAHLREIERTALGLILDRNGHLERLSAGIYQQMVQLASENAGLGRIIETLAKTIHRGVIVQDKHLRILHEVVSPELARVWESFGDALKDRTSLPEPIRDRHRLPRGGVQASLQQLEANGAARLIMPIVNQGVGRGYLSLVAPHENVFDEVDQLIIRHAAVVCALEMSRAKVISDIEKRARGHFLNSLMTGMLSEAEASAAIEGLGHNVNASHIAIVARWYGENPPSVRRLETLVNGLLSGAGRGALTQYYENEVRLFYAAPEGDGLASARSLGKEIIEAVGREGKKARVAVGIGVVATKVWEWRESYRGAHQAAEIARRIGAEEALYSGDIDIYALLTNPDVETELRALRDKTIGRLLSYDPKQRADLLQTLEMFLEQHGNHNQTASKLSVHRNTLFYRMNRIAEITGLDLDQPDVRLAVHLSLKIHRLLGE, encoded by the coding sequence ATGAGCGATCATCATCCCGGCATTACACTTAGCGATTTGGTGCGTTTTGCCCTCCCGTTGAATACCACCTTTGCAGCGGGCGGTGGGAGCGTAGATCGCCATGTCCGCTGGGTGGTCACGGCGGAGGACACCCCCCCTTACATGGAAGGGGGTGAATTCATCCTTCTTGCCGCCCAAACCGATCAGCTTTCGGCAGTCATGAGCGCCTGTGCCGAACGCGGCGCAGTGGCATTTGCTGCCCCACCGCCACTCTCGCCAGTTGCCCTTGCCCAAGCAGAATCAGCCGGTGTCCCGCTCTTGTTATTGCCAAGCGGCGCACATCTGCGGGAGATTGAACGAACCGCGCTCGGTTTGATTCTAGATCGCAACGGACATCTAGAACGCCTCAGCGCGGGTATTTATCAACAAATGGTGCAGCTTGCCTCGGAAAACGCGGGCTTGGGGCGCATTATCGAAACCCTTGCCAAGACAATCCATCGGGGGGTGATTGTTCAGGATAAACACTTGCGCATCCTTCATGAGGTTGTTTCGCCGGAACTTGCCCGTGTGTGGGAATCCTTTGGTGACGCGCTGAAAGATCGGACAAGCCTTCCAGAGCCAATCCGAGATCGTCACCGTCTGCCACGCGGCGGCGTTCAGGCATCGTTGCAACAGTTGGAGGCAAATGGCGCGGCACGGTTGATCATGCCCATTGTCAATCAGGGCGTTGGGCGTGGCTATCTTTCGCTTGTCGCCCCTCATGAGAACGTCTTTGACGAGGTTGATCAGTTGATCATCCGTCATGCTGCCGTCGTTTGCGCCCTTGAAATGTCGCGGGCAAAAGTGATCAGCGATATTGAGAAACGGGCGCGAGGACATTTCCTGAACAGCCTCATGACGGGGATGCTCTCTGAAGCGGAGGCGAGTGCTGCCATTGAAGGCTTGGGGCATAACGTCAACGCCTCGCATATCGCCATCGTTGCCCGTTGGTATGGGGAAAACCCGCCCTCTGTCCGCCGCCTCGAAACGCTTGTCAATGGGCTGCTGAGCGGCGCCGGACGAGGGGCGCTGACCCAATATTACGAAAATGAGGTGCGTCTGTTTTATGCTGCCCCCGAAGGGGACGGCTTAGCTTCAGCGCGATCTTTAGGAAAAGAGATTATCGAGGCGGTAGGACGTGAGGGAAAAAAAGCACGGGTTGCCGTTGGGATTGGTGTTGTAGCGACAAAGGTTTGGGAATGGCGCGAAAGCTACCGAGGGGCGCACCAAGCGGCGGAAATCGCCCGACGCATTGGGGCAGAGGAAGCCCTTTACAGCGGGGACATTGATATTTACGCCCTGCTCACGAACCCCGATGTAGAAACGGAACTCCGCGCCCTGAGGGACAAGACGATTGGGCGGCTGTTGAGTTACGACCCGAAACAGCGGGCTGATCTGCTGCAAACCCTAGAAATGTTCCTTGAGCAGCACGGAAACCACAACCAAACCGCCTCAAAGCTTAGCGTTCACCGGAACACCCTTTTTTATCGGATGAACCGCATTGCCGAGATCACCGGTCTCGACCTTGACCAGCCCGACGTGCGGCTTGCCGTTCACCTTTCATTGAAGATTCACCGCCTGTTGGGGGAATAA
- a CDS encoding response regulator yields MAEKILIVDDDVDSLKLIGLMLNRQGYEIIAANSGGQAFTKAVAERPNLIILDVMMPDMDGLEICRRLRGNAATQGIPIIMFTAKTLIDDKVAGFEAGADDYLTKPTHPAELASRVKAILARNVAQRKTPGAGGSSGGAVVTFLGVKGGVGTTTLAVNTAAAFQQKEGTILADIRPGQGSMGLYLNLSRAAGMANLLPRSAAEITPRMVEQDLAQHPSGLRVLNSTTRPREMGLLPNPDTASAIVKVLRGLAAHVVIDSGVGLTPLNARLIKESNQSVIVVEPTRPALHMAREILKELETMGVGRPRLNVAIVSRTQTQVQVPWQEAEQILGQEMVALIGAAPELAFQATEAGFPVVLFQPASVASTQLNKLAEELLVLVRSTAG; encoded by the coding sequence ATGGCGGAAAAAATACTAATCGTTGACGACGACGTGGACAGCCTAAAGCTAATCGGTTTGATGCTCAACCGACAAGGCTATGAGATTATCGCTGCCAACAGCGGCGGGCAAGCCTTCACGAAAGCTGTTGCCGAACGTCCGAATCTGATCATTCTTGATGTGATGATGCCCGATATGGACGGGCTGGAAATTTGCCGCCGTCTGCGTGGTAACGCGGCGACGCAAGGTATTCCAATCATCATGTTCACAGCAAAAACACTCATCGATGATAAAGTCGCAGGGTTTGAGGCAGGTGCGGATGATTATCTGACAAAGCCAACCCATCCAGCGGAATTAGCATCGCGGGTGAAGGCGATCCTTGCCCGAAACGTGGCGCAGCGCAAAACCCCCGGCGCAGGCGGGAGCAGCGGCGGTGCGGTAGTCACCTTTTTAGGGGTGAAGGGCGGCGTTGGGACAACCACGCTCGCTGTGAATACGGCTGCCGCCTTTCAACAAAAAGAGGGGACGATCCTCGCTGATATTCGTCCGGGACAGGGCAGTATGGGCTTATACCTAAACCTTTCTCGTGCGGCGGGAATGGCAAATTTGCTCCCGCGTTCAGCGGCAGAGATCACCCCGCGCATGGTGGAGCAAGACCTTGCCCAACACCCCAGTGGGTTGCGTGTTTTGAACAGCACGACACGCCCCCGCGAGATGGGGCTGCTGCCCAACCCCGACACAGCCAGCGCCATTGTGAAAGTACTGCGCGGGTTGGCGGCGCATGTTGTCATTGACAGTGGTGTAGGGCTGACGCCCCTCAACGCCCGCCTGATCAAGGAATCGAATCAGAGCGTGATCGTTGTTGAGCCAACCCGTCCGGCGCTTCATATGGCGCGGGAAATTCTGAAGGAACTGGAGACGATGGGCGTCGGACGCCCTCGTTTGAATGTCGCCATCGTCAGCCGGACACAGACTCAGGTGCAAGTCCCCTGGCAAGAGGCGGAACAGATTCTTGGGCAAGAGATGGTGGCGCTCATTGGGGCGGCGCCGGAATTGGCGTTCCAAGCGACAGAAGCGGGCTTCCCCGTTGTCTTGTTCCAGCCGGCATCGGTGGCGAGTACGCAATTGAACAAGTTGGCAGAAGAACTACTGGTACTGGTACGCAGCACGGCAGGCTAA
- a CDS encoding DUF1684 domain-containing protein codes for MSLSHDVQAALPPNFEPESLAWRQMMEDRLRAEDGWLTVVGLHWLSEGSNAIGSDPTCAVPLPAKSTSSHLGWLTLQAGQVTLTVTGDDLVQIDQQPARNALLRDDHAEGGATLVNVGDLTFFVIKRGDQYAIRVRQRSSPARQMFSGRHWFPLDPAYYVLGRYVPHPTPRTVTVMNSVGSLVPMENPGWVTFRLAEHDTRLEAFDAGEDTLWFIFKDATNEALTYKAGRFLYATRDAQGGVLLDFNRAYHPPCAFTPFATCPLPPRENTLPFPIDAGERLPL; via the coding sequence ATGAGCCTTTCTCATGATGTACAGGCGGCGCTGCCGCCCAATTTTGAACCAGAGAGCCTTGCGTGGCGGCAGATGATGGAAGATCGTCTGCGTGCCGAAGATGGCTGGCTGACGGTGGTCGGTCTTCACTGGCTCAGTGAAGGATCCAACGCGATTGGCAGCGACCCCACCTGTGCTGTGCCGCTCCCCGCCAAGTCTACCTCATCCCACTTAGGATGGCTTACCCTTCAGGCTGGTCAGGTAACGCTCACCGTCACCGGCGATGATCTTGTGCAAATCGATCAGCAGCCCGCCAGAAACGCCCTGCTCCGCGATGATCATGCCGAGGGTGGGGCAACCCTCGTCAACGTGGGTGATCTCACTTTTTTTGTGATCAAACGGGGCGATCAGTATGCGATTCGCGTCCGCCAGCGCAGCAGCCCCGCACGCCAAATGTTTAGCGGACGGCATTGGTTCCCGCTTGATCCCGCCTATTATGTCCTTGGGCGTTACGTTCCCCACCCCACACCTCGTACTGTCACTGTGATGAATTCGGTGGGCAGCCTCGTCCCCATGGAGAACCCCGGCTGGGTGACCTTCCGCCTTGCCGAACATGATACCCGCCTAGAAGCATTTGATGCCGGAGAGGATACCTTGTGGTTTATCTTTAAAGATGCCACCAATGAAGCACTCACCTACAAAGCCGGACGTTTTCTTTACGCCACACGGGATGCGCAAGGTGGTGTCCTTCTTGATTTCAACCGCGCATATCACCCACCCTGCGCCTTCACCCCCTTTGCCACCTGCCCCTTGCCCCCCCGTGAGAACACCCTTCCCTTTCCCATTGATGCGGGAGAACGCTTGCCCCTTTAG
- a CDS encoding beta-glucosidase: MTGHFPEGFVWGAATAAFQIEGAANTDGRGVSIWDTFCRTPGKVFNGDTGDVACDHYHRYESDIALMTDLCLRAYRFSISWARVVPNGTGAVNPAGLDFYDRLVDTLLAKGIQPYATLYHWDMPQALQDRGGWVSREAPTAFAAYSEAVARRLGDRVKDWMTINEPWVISMMGYGTGDHAPGLHDWKAALQASHHVLLAHGEGMRAVRAAVPGARVGIVLNTTWVDPASEVAADKEAAARFDGFYTRWFADPVFTGAYPVDMMNWYGTQAPTIHEGDMASISAPTDFLGVNYYSRVIIGAGDHDSHLKVRYVRGAGEHTAMDWEVYPDGLYNSLKKYAAYQPKKIFVTENGAAYDDQPSGTGAVEDPQREAYLRHHLAAAARAIQDGVPLAGYFVWSLLDNFEWALGYSKRFGIVYVDYATQKRTPKRSALYYRDVIQRNAL; this comes from the coding sequence ATGACAGGGCATTTTCCTGAAGGGTTTGTCTGGGGCGCGGCAACGGCAGCGTTCCAAATTGAGGGGGCAGCCAATACAGATGGACGCGGCGTCTCCATTTGGGACACCTTCTGTCGCACACCGGGCAAGGTGTTCAATGGCGATACCGGCGACGTTGCCTGTGACCATTATCACCGCTACGAGAGCGATATTGCGCTGATGACCGACCTTTGTTTGCGGGCATACCGGTTCTCCATTTCGTGGGCGCGGGTTGTTCCCAATGGGACGGGGGCAGTGAACCCCGCAGGTCTTGATTTCTATGATCGGCTGGTGGATACCCTGCTTGCCAAAGGGATTCAACCCTACGCCACACTCTACCATTGGGACATGCCACAGGCGCTTCAAGATCGCGGCGGGTGGGTCTCGCGGGAGGCGCCGACTGCCTTTGCCGCTTATTCCGAGGCGGTGGCGCGGCGCTTGGGAGATCGTGTTAAGGACTGGATGACCATCAACGAGCCATGGGTTATTTCCATGATGGGCTATGGGACGGGCGACCATGCCCCCGGTCTGCACGATTGGAAAGCAGCCCTGCAAGCCTCGCACCATGTTCTTTTGGCGCATGGCGAGGGGATGCGGGCGGTACGGGCAGCCGTCCCCGGCGCACGGGTGGGCATTGTCCTGAACACAACGTGGGTTGATCCCGCCAGTGAGGTAGCGGCGGATAAAGAAGCGGCAGCACGCTTTGATGGGTTTTACACCCGCTGGTTCGCTGATCCCGTGTTCACGGGGGCATATCCAGTGGATATGATGAACTGGTATGGCACCCAAGCGCCGACCATTCACGAAGGGGATATGGCGTCGATCAGCGCCCCAACGGACTTCCTCGGTGTGAACTATTACAGCCGCGTGATTATTGGCGCGGGCGATCACGACTCGCACTTGAAGGTGCGCTATGTGCGTGGGGCGGGCGAACATACGGCGATGGATTGGGAAGTCTATCCCGATGGGCTTTACAACAGCCTGAAGAAATATGCGGCGTACCAACCCAAGAAAATCTTTGTCACCGAAAACGGCGCTGCCTATGACGATCAGCCCAGTGGGACGGGCGCAGTCGAAGACCCCCAACGAGAGGCATACCTGCGCCATCATCTAGCGGCGGCGGCGCGGGCGATTCAGGATGGAGTCCCGCTGGCGGGCTATTTCGTCTGGTCGCTTTTGGATAATTTCGAGTGGGCGCTTGGCTATTCTAAGCGCTTCGGCATTGTCTATGTCGATTACGCGACGCAAAAACGGACGCCCAAGCGGAGCGCCCTCTACTACCGAGATGTCATTCAACGGAATGCCCTCTAA
- a CDS encoding carbohydrate ABC transporter permease, with protein sequence MGQEFWSNRFGDFLLLLIVMFALFPIFWMVITSFKSNQEIVNNRLFPSELRWRNYVDLWDRVNFGTSFINSIVISTLATVVATFFSTCAGYALARFKFPGAPVFGGAVIATQLVPGILMMLPLYLTFVNIKRTTNISIIGTPGGLIMLYVAFYIPLSLWIVRGFFAAIPTELEEAAQIDGASQFQSFWMVALPLARPGIVATAIYVFLTAWDELFFAQVMNVQTIPLGIRNYIGQQANRFDYMMAASVIVTIPVAIIFFVLQRHMISGLTAGAVKG encoded by the coding sequence ATGGGGCAGGAATTCTGGTCAAACCGTTTTGGCGATTTTCTCTTGTTGTTGATCGTGATGTTTGCTCTGTTCCCCATCTTCTGGATGGTGATCACCTCCTTCAAGAGCAACCAAGAGATCGTCAACAACCGCCTGTTTCCAAGCGAACTGCGCTGGCGGAACTATGTGGACTTATGGGATCGTGTCAATTTTGGGACGAGCTTTATCAACAGCATCGTCATCAGCACACTGGCAACGGTGGTCGCCACCTTTTTCTCAACCTGTGCGGGCTATGCATTAGCACGCTTCAAATTTCCCGGTGCGCCGGTGTTTGGGGGGGCGGTCATTGCGACGCAGCTTGTCCCGGGCATTTTGATGATGCTGCCGCTTTATTTGACCTTTGTCAACATAAAACGGACGACGAACATCTCCATCATTGGCACGCCCGGCGGGTTGATCATGCTTTACGTGGCGTTCTACATCCCGCTTAGTTTGTGGATTGTGCGGGGATTTTTCGCGGCGATACCGACAGAATTAGAGGAAGCGGCACAGATTGACGGGGCATCTCAATTTCAATCGTTCTGGATGGTGGCGCTGCCGCTTGCCCGTCCGGGGATTGTGGCAACGGCAATCTACGTCTTTTTGACAGCGTGGGATGAATTGTTCTTCGCTCAGGTGATGAATGTCCAGACGATCCCGCTTGGTATTCGGAACTACATTGGGCAGCAGGCAAACCGTTTTGATTACATGATGGCAGCGTCGGTGATTGTCACCATTCCAGTAGCGATCATCTTCTTTGTCTTGCAGCGGCACATGATCAGCGGGCTAACGGCTGGCGCGGTCAAGGGGTAG
- a CDS encoding sugar ABC transporter permease — MATLAGSTYLPKVKQIGFWGRVRRYRFAYFMIAPTLIMMLLIYALPILQGIHLSLLDANGAAKMRLFLSAPYHELENYGEFFGGRTSAGAQVLLNAAKNTFIYTNVVNVANIGIGLTAALLLNRRFKGQRLVRTLVLLPWIVPTYAVGMMWANMWLRETGIINNILVDGLHLFPADNRPFWLIGPNAFWAVVVPTVWRSMPFNTVMMLAGLQVIPADLYEAANVDGASTFQKFLFITVPLLKPVLAIMLLWGVIGTAFGYNIVAMMFGNGAGFPGESADLLMPALQRQSFQQYNFGLGAAMSVIMMGVMMIFVLAWMRTFRETLTQQGGAR, encoded by the coding sequence ATGGCTACTCTCGCAGGGTCTACCTATTTACCCAAAGTGAAACAGATTGGTTTTTGGGGGCGCGTGCGACGCTATCGCTTTGCCTACTTCATGATCGCCCCGACCCTCATCATGATGCTTTTGATTTACGCTTTGCCTATTTTACAGGGGATTCACCTGTCTCTGCTGGATGCCAACGGCGCGGCAAAAATGCGCCTCTTTTTAAGCGCACCCTATCATGAGCTTGAGAATTACGGCGAGTTTTTTGGTGGGCGAACAAGCGCTGGCGCACAGGTGCTGTTGAATGCGGCAAAAAACACCTTTATCTACACAAACGTTGTGAATGTCGCCAACATTGGGATAGGGTTGACCGCCGCGCTGCTGTTGAACCGCCGCTTTAAAGGGCAGCGCCTCGTTCGGACGCTCGTTTTACTGCCATGGATTGTCCCCACCTACGCTGTTGGCATGATGTGGGCGAATATGTGGCTGCGCGAGACAGGGATCATCAACAATATTCTCGTTGATGGCTTGCATTTATTTCCGGCGGATAACCGTCCTTTCTGGCTGATTGGTCCGAATGCCTTTTGGGCGGTGGTTGTTCCCACTGTGTGGCGTTCGATGCCTTTCAATACAGTCATGATGCTGGCAGGCTTGCAAGTGATCCCGGCGGATCTTTATGAGGCGGCAAACGTGGATGGAGCAAGCACCTTCCAAAAATTCCTTTTCATCACCGTGCCTTTGTTAAAGCCTGTCTTGGCAATCATGCTCCTGTGGGGCGTCATTGGAACGGCGTTCGGCTACAACATTGTGGCGATGATGTTCGGCAACGGCGCTGGTTTCCCCGGCGAATCGGCTGACCTATTGATGCCCGCCCTTCAGCGGCAATCGTTCCAACAATACAATTTCGGGTTGGGTGCAGCCATGTCCGTGATCATGATGGGTGTCATGATGATCTTCGTCTTGGCATGGATGCGCACCTTCCGTGAGACACTCACCCAACAAGGAGGCGCACGATGA